In a genomic window of Gemmatimonadaceae bacterium:
- a CDS encoding methyltransferase domain-containing protein: MTAAPFLCEHTLDRATRRAFRLVCPACQSYWDLDSRDQVVPYDESYPTQRGHYDPRIGALKVRTLRHWLRKGDVDFAGKRVCEVGFGGGSCLPLLAETARGVVALEANDSAIEHAKAAGHKAEYLLVQRLPPRLSAPVDLWIFQDSFEHIPDPAAFVAWMCENSSARAEILLVAPRADSLSQRLLGRLWPHKLPDHQFQWSRAGVVQFMERRGFTLRNEFFPLKFASPQMVVAHFLHKAGAPPSVKKWLGGAALAVPINFGEMGLVFRRSA, from the coding sequence GTGACCGCCGCGCCCTTTCTCTGTGAGCACACGCTCGATCGCGCCACGCGCCGGGCGTTTCGTCTCGTCTGTCCCGCATGCCAGTCGTATTGGGATCTCGATTCGCGGGATCAGGTGGTGCCGTACGACGAGAGCTATCCGACGCAGCGAGGCCACTACGATCCTCGCATCGGCGCGCTCAAGGTGCGCACCCTGAGGCATTGGCTGCGCAAGGGCGACGTTGATTTTGCCGGCAAACGGGTGTGCGAGGTCGGGTTCGGCGGCGGCTCCTGCCTGCCGCTGCTCGCCGAAACGGCTCGCGGCGTCGTCGCGCTGGAAGCGAACGATTCGGCGATCGAGCACGCGAAGGCCGCGGGCCACAAGGCGGAGTATCTGCTCGTTCAGCGGCTTCCGCCTCGTCTCTCGGCGCCGGTCGATCTGTGGATCTTCCAGGACAGCTTCGAGCACATTCCGGATCCCGCCGCCTTCGTCGCGTGGATGTGCGAGAACAGTTCGGCGCGAGCGGAAATCCTGCTCGTGGCGCCCCGCGCCGATTCACTCTCCCAGCGGCTGCTCGGACGTCTCTGGCCCCACAAGCTGCCCGATCACCAGTTCCAGTGGTCGCGCGCCGGCGTCGTGCAGTTCATGGAGCGCCGTGGCTTCACGCTGCGGAATGAGTTCTTTCCGCTCAAGTTCGCGTCGCCGCAGATGGTGGTCGCGCACTTCCTGCACAAAGCGGGTGCGCCGCCGAGCGTGAAGAAATGGCTAGGGGGTGCCGCGCTCGCCGTGCCCATCAACTTTGGCGAGATGGGCCTCGTCTTTCGCCGCAGCGCCTGA
- a CDS encoding glycosyltransferase family 39 protein produces the protein MTSEATTPARNSPRRQSFAWLREHLGVVCAAAVFVYCAIHAFDPPRLNWGDPGSDYNVMTAGRNFQRYGFLKLHLTPHLLDAASMTPADRVLIYTHYPQLPDLVNGVERTVFGMSELAQFRLVALCFSFGALFFVYALVAGYWSKPTAECALALWVVNPLWIQHADYLHHAPLAFFFGAGCVYFLTRHLRAKGRPTRYAVLAGVFLFLAFLSSYDFWFLVPLLLAAVTIAHHRGVNLAGLRLLATLGLCAVAAILFKWGTNAWALGGIHGWLADLRYQVTERSTNDAVKTAYESGIAPTAFGRIERYFSILFLVVTAAWLVAALWRRRVEHTLKVALPSANPLVILAATLPFLCLFTELWVEQVYPTLLLIPFYSIACGALVVVLVGARARALAIVGVGLFVALMANSLDEDVTFKKAFFEPSAIASLKTELDSVSAPGQHILVNHVFDGAYRYYFNRFTIALIATPPSRMSSALAYYAEPGRAPSATARGAIFVQHKHLADEMFDKGYYYVIARYRLWQLWANPAPYRPLIDSLVNERDAQLTAAVAARGRKLYETPFYTLWRLDPVTGNATGSANPSGAAAKDEAHLAKVDGHGERGTP, from the coding sequence GTGACTTCCGAGGCGACAACGCCGGCCAGGAATTCGCCGCGGCGACAGAGCTTCGCCTGGCTGCGTGAGCACTTGGGCGTGGTTTGCGCGGCGGCGGTGTTCGTGTACTGCGCGATTCACGCGTTCGATCCGCCGCGCTTGAATTGGGGGGACCCCGGATCGGACTACAACGTCATGACGGCCGGGCGGAATTTCCAGCGGTACGGATTTCTGAAACTGCATCTCACGCCGCACCTGCTCGACGCGGCATCGATGACGCCGGCGGATCGGGTGCTCATCTACACGCACTACCCCCAGCTCCCCGATCTGGTGAACGGCGTCGAGCGAACCGTCTTCGGGATGTCGGAGCTGGCGCAGTTTCGGCTCGTGGCGCTGTGCTTCTCATTCGGCGCGTTGTTCTTCGTGTACGCGCTCGTCGCAGGCTACTGGTCGAAGCCGACGGCGGAGTGCGCGCTGGCGCTCTGGGTGGTGAACCCTCTGTGGATCCAGCACGCCGACTACCTGCACCATGCGCCGTTGGCGTTCTTCTTCGGCGCCGGCTGCGTGTATTTCCTGACGCGTCACCTTCGCGCGAAAGGACGCCCGACCCGGTACGCGGTGTTGGCGGGCGTGTTTCTCTTTCTCGCCTTTCTGTCGTCGTACGATTTCTGGTTTCTGGTGCCGTTGCTTCTCGCCGCCGTCACCATCGCGCACCATCGCGGGGTGAACCTCGCCGGCCTGCGGTTGCTGGCGACGCTCGGGTTGTGCGCCGTCGCGGCAATTCTGTTCAAGTGGGGCACCAACGCGTGGGCACTCGGCGGGATTCACGGCTGGCTGGCCGACCTGCGCTATCAGGTGACCGAGCGTTCGACGAACGACGCCGTCAAGACGGCCTACGAGAGCGGCATCGCGCCGACGGCGTTCGGCCGGATCGAGCGCTATTTCTCGATCCTGTTTCTCGTCGTGACGGCCGCATGGCTCGTCGCGGCGCTCTGGCGCCGGCGAGTCGAGCACACGTTGAAGGTCGCCCTGCCGTCGGCGAATCCGCTCGTCATTCTCGCGGCGACGCTTCCCTTCCTCTGCCTGTTCACCGAGCTGTGGGTGGAGCAGGTCTATCCCACGCTGCTGCTGATTCCCTTCTACTCGATCGCCTGCGGAGCGCTGGTCGTCGTGCTGGTCGGAGCGCGCGCTCGGGCGCTCGCCATCGTCGGTGTCGGGCTCTTCGTGGCACTCATGGCCAACTCGCTCGACGAGGACGTCACGTTCAAGAAAGCGTTCTTCGAGCCCAGCGCCATCGCGTCACTGAAAACCGAACTGGATTCCGTCAGCGCGCCGGGCCAGCACATCCTGGTGAATCACGTCTTCGACGGAGCGTACCGGTACTACTTCAACCGGTTCACGATCGCGTTGATCGCCACGCCGCCGAGTCGCATGTCGAGCGCCCTGGCGTACTACGCGGAGCCCGGACGCGCGCCATCGGCGACCGCGCGCGGCGCGATATTCGTCCAGCACAAACACCTCGCCGACGAGATGTTCGACAAGGGCTATTACTACGTGATTGCCCGATACCGACTCTGGCAGCTCTGGGCGAACCCGGCTCCCTATCGGCCGTTGATCGACTCGCTGGTCAACGAGCGGGATGCGCAGCTCACCGCGGCCGTCGCCGCTCGCGGCCGGAAGTTGTACGAGACGCCGTTCTACACGCTGTGGCGTCTGGATCCGGTCACGGGCAACGCGACCGGATCCGCGAACCCGTCAGGCGCTGCGGCGAAAGACGAGGCCCATCTCGCCAAAGTTGATGGGCACGGCGAGCGCGGCACCCCCTAG
- a CDS encoding bifunctional (p)ppGpp synthetase/guanosine-3',5'-bis(diphosphate) 3'-pyrophosphohydrolase, with the protein MTAASATLRELMPGWREDQLPLHDKLDRDLLVRAYRFSEEAHRGQRRNSGEPYITHSVEVAKILAELQLDSVTVAAGLLHDVVEDTKLTIADVQKEFGRPIAEIVDGLTKIAKLPTGGSTQERQVESYRKLLLSIAKDARVIIVKLADRLHNMRTLEYLPPEKRVRIAQETRDLYAPLAHRFGMAKLRWELEDLAFKHIETDEYKALAKKVAQKRGEREALIKQMADPLIARLTQSGIKDVEVTGRPKHLWSIYKKMKQREKPYEEIYDLLAIRLLVNSVPDCYHALGVIHDGWTPVQERIKDYIAQPKSNGYQSLHTTVFGPGKQLYEVQIRTRDMHRTADYGIAAHWRYKEDAKSDELDRHLSWFRQVLELQMDAKTPDEFLEFLKLDLYQDEIFVFTPTGDVIQLPKGATPLDFAFAVHTEIGLHCAGAKVNGRIAPLSRPLRNSETVEIITSNTARPTRDWLAHVRTGRARHKIRQVLKREAQSSAEKLGQDMLDREIKRRRLARLDDDQMLVAAKALGLTDATHLLASIGQGDVNVTLALKHLYPDAHEVEPPKQSVFERFVDRVRGSKGVRIQGQDGLMVRYAQCCQPVPGDLVVGYVTRGRGVSIHRADCPNLLILAHEPERRLEIDWQEAQGERFGIRLALEGNDRRGLYADIAAAVSSTGTDIKSMDLRSTDGRLTGSLLVEVENLAHLEKIIRAARRVKGVTEVARRERVVAE; encoded by the coding sequence GTGACGGCCGCGAGCGCGACGCTCCGAGAGCTGATGCCGGGTTGGCGCGAGGACCAGCTGCCACTCCACGACAAGCTCGATCGCGACCTGCTCGTCCGCGCATACCGATTCAGCGAAGAGGCGCACCGCGGCCAGCGGCGCAACTCGGGCGAGCCGTACATCACGCACTCGGTCGAGGTCGCGAAGATCCTCGCCGAGCTGCAGCTGGATTCGGTGACGGTCGCCGCCGGTTTGCTGCACGACGTCGTCGAAGACACGAAGCTCACGATCGCCGACGTCCAGAAGGAATTCGGCCGGCCGATCGCCGAGATCGTCGACGGTCTCACGAAGATCGCCAAGCTGCCGACGGGCGGATCGACGCAGGAACGTCAGGTCGAGAGCTACCGGAAGCTGCTGCTCTCGATCGCCAAGGACGCGCGCGTCATCATCGTGAAGCTCGCCGACCGGCTGCACAACATGCGGACGCTCGAGTATCTCCCGCCGGAGAAGCGCGTGCGCATCGCGCAGGAGACGCGCGACCTGTACGCGCCGCTCGCCCACCGCTTCGGTATGGCGAAGCTCCGCTGGGAGCTCGAGGATCTCGCCTTCAAGCACATCGAGACCGATGAGTACAAGGCGCTCGCGAAGAAGGTCGCGCAGAAGCGCGGCGAGCGCGAAGCGCTGATCAAGCAGATGGCCGACCCGCTCATCGCCCGCCTCACGCAATCGGGCATCAAGGACGTCGAGGTCACCGGACGGCCGAAGCACCTCTGGTCGATCTACAAAAAGATGAAGCAGCGCGAGAAGCCGTACGAGGAGATCTACGATCTCCTGGCGATCCGCTTGCTGGTGAATTCCGTGCCCGACTGCTACCACGCGCTCGGCGTGATCCACGACGGGTGGACGCCGGTGCAGGAGCGCATCAAGGACTACATCGCGCAGCCGAAGTCGAACGGCTACCAGTCGCTGCACACGACGGTGTTCGGACCCGGAAAGCAGCTTTACGAAGTGCAGATCCGAACGCGCGACATGCACCGCACGGCGGATTACGGCATCGCGGCGCACTGGCGCTACAAGGAGGACGCGAAGAGCGACGAGCTCGATCGGCATCTCTCCTGGTTCCGGCAGGTGCTCGAGCTGCAGATGGACGCCAAGACGCCGGACGAGTTTCTCGAGTTCCTGAAGCTGGACCTTTACCAGGACGAGATTTTCGTCTTCACGCCGACCGGCGACGTCATCCAGCTTCCGAAGGGCGCGACCCCGCTCGACTTCGCGTTCGCCGTGCACACCGAGATCGGTCTCCACTGCGCGGGCGCCAAGGTCAATGGTCGCATCGCGCCGCTGTCCCGGCCGCTCCGCAACTCGGAAACGGTCGAGATCATCACGTCCAACACCGCGCGTCCGACGCGCGACTGGCTCGCGCACGTTCGGACGGGGCGCGCGCGCCACAAGATCCGCCAGGTCCTCAAGCGCGAAGCGCAGTCGTCGGCCGAGAAGCTCGGCCAGGACATGCTCGATCGAGAGATCAAGCGCCGCCGCCTCGCGCGCTTGGACGACGACCAAATGCTCGTCGCCGCCAAGGCGCTCGGCTTGACCGACGCGACGCACTTGCTGGCGTCGATCGGGCAGGGCGACGTCAACGTCACGCTGGCCCTCAAGCATCTGTATCCCGACGCGCACGAGGTCGAGCCGCCCAAGCAGAGCGTCTTCGAGCGGTTCGTGGACCGGGTGCGCGGCTCGAAGGGCGTACGCATTCAGGGCCAGGACGGCCTCATGGTGCGCTACGCACAGTGCTGCCAGCCCGTCCCCGGCGATCTGGTCGTCGGCTACGTGACTCGCGGTCGCGGAGTGAGCATCCATCGGGCGGACTGTCCCAACCTGTTGATCCTCGCCCATGAGCCCGAGCGACGTCTCGAGATCGATTGGCAGGAGGCGCAGGGTGAGCGCTTCGGGATTCGCTTGGCGCTCGAGGGGAACGATCGCCGCGGGCTCTACGCCGACATCGCCGCCGCCGTGAGCTCCACGGGCACCGACATCAAGAGCATGGACCTGCGCAGCACCGACGGCCGCCTGACCGGATCGCTCCTGGTCGAGGTCGAGAACCTCGCCCATCTCGAGAAGATCATCCGTGCGGCGCGCCGGGTGAAAGGCGTCACCGAGGTCGCCCGCCGCGAGCGAGTGGTCGCCGAGTAG
- the radC gene encoding DNA repair protein RadC encodes MPRSERPRERLIDLGAQALSSAELLAILMGSGGVGRTAVQLGHAILADAGGALRRIARQPVAALTTIPGVGMARAVTIHASLELGRRMALEGRQDGAPVRSPRDVVEYFAPRMEDLPVEEFHVAVLDAQHRLERDITVTRGLLSSSLVHPREVFREAIAERAAAVILVHNHPSGDPVPSADDRSITEQLVAAGRLLDIPVHDHVIIGRGRYTSFAEAGLL; translated from the coding sequence TTGCCCCGATCGGAGCGGCCTCGAGAGCGGCTCATCGATCTCGGAGCGCAAGCGCTCAGCAGTGCCGAGTTGCTCGCGATTCTGATGGGGTCGGGCGGCGTAGGCCGGACGGCGGTGCAGTTGGGACACGCCATCCTCGCCGACGCCGGAGGAGCGCTGCGCCGCATTGCTCGCCAGCCGGTTGCCGCGCTCACGACGATTCCAGGGGTGGGAATGGCTCGTGCGGTGACGATCCACGCGTCGTTGGAGCTCGGGCGACGCATGGCTCTCGAAGGTCGGCAGGACGGCGCGCCGGTCCGCTCACCGCGCGATGTCGTGGAGTATTTCGCGCCGCGCATGGAGGATTTGCCCGTGGAGGAGTTCCACGTCGCCGTGTTGGACGCGCAGCATCGCCTCGAGCGTGACATCACCGTCACGCGCGGGCTGCTGTCGTCGTCGCTCGTCCACCCCCGCGAAGTTTTTCGCGAGGCGATCGCCGAGCGCGCCGCGGCCGTGATTCTCGTCCACAACCACCCCAGCGGCGATCCGGTTCCGTCCGCCGACGACCGTTCGATCACCGAGCAGCTCGTCGCCGCGGGGCGCCTCCTCGACATTCCGGTCCACGATCACGTCATCATCGGGCGCGGCCGCTACACGAGCTTCGCCGAGGCGGGTCTCCTGTGA